CTGCTTTTCAAATATCTGAGTTAAATAGCTAAAAGTATTCTTAATGAGTTGTTGCTCATGTTGATCCAATTGTATATCAAGGTGCTTGGTAATTAACCAATCATTGAAAATGGCTAATTCAAACTCAATCAGTTCGCGATTGTAATGAGCTATTTGCCCTTCACTAGAGCGAGAAACTGAATGTAATTTTGCTAGCGTTGCTAAACACAAGGTATATAAATGTTCAGCGTTATCAGGTGTGATAATATCTGCGATATGTTGGCTACCCAGGTCCGATAGCAGCATGAATCCCTGGTCATAGTTTGTCGCTAACACTTGTGGGGTATTGACCTTGGCATCGGCTAGCGCCTTTGCTAAAGCAACAAATAAAGGGTTGTTTTCTGTCGTGGGTGGCGCATCAACCGCTATCAAGTTTTGACCATGCTGGTTCTGACCCCGAAAGTAGCGACGAAAGCTCGCATCACCGCTAATCAGTTGAAAACTAGTTGCCTTGATATTGGGCTGTTGAGTAAGCCAAGCTTGCAAAGCATCCAATCGTAAATCGCACTGCATTTTTGTTATTATCTTGCTGAGTTTGGCTCAAACTATACTAAGCGTGAATAATGTTGCAATGCTTGAATCTTGAGAAAACGGAAAATTGTTATAAATGTTTGGTTAATTCGATAGAAATAAAGAATATTTCGTTGAATCTTTTACCCCAGCCTCGCTTATTTAGCTTGTTCGAGTATATAATTCGCCCCCATAGCGATGAATACAATACAACTACCTTTAGGAATGAGTTCAGGTGTCTTTTAATTCTTTACATGAGCTTTTATGTAAATTTTCCCGCAAACCTGCTCAATCAGCTATTTAGATTAGGATTTTTTCTCTTTAATATGTTTGGTATCCCGTGCTTTTTAATTAGGCCTTTAGTCTCTGTTTTACTGATTAGTAGCGCTTTTTCTTTGGTTGCTGCAGAAAAAACTGCAGAAAAAGTGTGTTTTGCACCCGAAACACCACAACAGAGAAAAGCCGAGAGTGAAGGGGATAGCTCGCAGTTGGCATTGGACATTACTCGCCAATCAGTGGTGATCGAAGCTAATTCTATGAAAATGGCACAGGATGGTTCTGCCAGCTTTCATGGCCAAGTTAACCTGACTTATGGTGATAGCCAAATATCCGCCAATACAGCCACCACAGATAGAGATAAAAATAAAATTATTGCCCGCGGCGGCATACAATTTGACAG
This genomic window from Saccharobesus litoralis contains:
- a CDS encoding aminoglycoside phosphotransferase family protein produces the protein MQCDLRLDALQAWLTQQPNIKATSFQLISGDASFRRYFRGQNQHGQNLIAVDAPPTTENNPLFVALAKALADAKVNTPQVLATNYDQGFMLLSDLGSQHIADIITPDNAEHLYTLCLATLAKLHSVSRSSEGQIAHYNRELIEFELAIFNDWLITKHLDIQLDQHEQQLIKNTFSYLTQIFEKQPTGFVHRDFHSRNIMLTDPKPNSVDDIALIDFQGALIGPVVYDVVSLLRDCYLKWPDDLVLKLSENYRQAHFPDITPKLWQQGFDLVGMQRHLKAAGIFARLHHRDSKSHYLADIPRTLSYVVDVAGQYSQLQAFSEWLQQKVLPRIEQANMEYTR